Proteins from a genomic interval of Rosa chinensis cultivar Old Blush chromosome 2, RchiOBHm-V2, whole genome shotgun sequence:
- the LOC112187414 gene encoding organic cation/carnitine transporter 4, whose translation MTSCDPGDRSSDLRAPLISAAKKSAAENEKEKLCIDDMLQKYCGEFGPWQVWHFVLTSLAWALEAFHTMVMIFADREPSWRCLDGYSGCDSNAPSVCGLTPGSWEWLGGPVSSTVAEWGLVCEEKYKVGLAQALFFGGCMIGAGVFGHFSDSFLGRKGSLTAVCVLNTIFGCLTAFSPNYWGYVVLRFLTGFSTGGVGLCAFVLATEPVGPTKRGAAGMSTFYFFSTGIALLAGIAYIYPSWRELYIASSIPSFLFLVAVLPFLSESPRWYLVRGKVNEATKLMRAIAKSNGNHLPSGVILTLDEDTNDTDHHHETCFSSNDKEAMSGSLIDVIKSPMTRIRLFLAVAINFLCSVVYYGLSLNVVNLGTNLYLNVLLNAVAEMPAFTITAILLDKYGRKPLAIGTLWFSGIFCLVGSLMKSIGIWKVVRMVCGILGIFGMAGTYNLLFIYTMELFPTVVRNAALGCATQAAQMGAILAPFVVVLGGGLPFAVFAACGIAGGVFAFYLPETLNKPLYDTMAGMEDGESTPSTATVCTSTV comes from the exons ATGACTTCATGTGATCCGGGTGACCGGAGCTCCGATCTCCGGGCACCCCTCATCTCTGCCGCAAAGAAATCCGCAGCAGAGAACGAAAAGGAGAAGCTATGCATCGACGACATGCTCCAAAAGTATTGCGGCGAGTTCGGGCCGTGGCAGGTTTGGCACTTCGTGCTGACCAGCTTGGCTTGGGCTCTGGAGGCGTTTCACACCATGGTTATGATCTTCGCGGACCGTGAACCGAGCTGGAGATGTCTGGATGGGTATTCGGGCTGTGATTCTAACGCGCCGAGCGTCTGTGGGCTCACACCGGGCTCGTGGGAGTGGCTCGGTGGTCCGGTGAGTTCAACGGTGGCGGAATGGGGTCTGGTTTGTGAAGAGAAGTATAAAGTTGGGTTGGCTCAGGCCTTGTTCTTCGGCGGCTGTATGATTG GTGCGGGAGTTTTTGGGCATTTTTCAGACTCATTCCTTGGAAGAAAAGGCTCCTTAACGGCAGTATGCGTATTAAACACCATCTTTGGTTGCTTAACGGCATTCTCCCCAAACTACTGGGGCTACGTAGTCCTCCGTTTCCTCACCGGCTTCAGCACCGGTGGCGTAGGGCTCTGCGCCTTTGTCCTCGCAACTGAACCTGTAGGCCCTACAAAGCGCGGGGCCGCAGGAATGTCCACATTCTACTTCTTCTCAACCGGCATCGCACTACTTGCAGGCATAGCCTACATTTACCCATCATGGCGCGAACTCTACATTGCCTCATCGATCCcctccttcctcttcctcgtcgcAGTCCTTCCCTTCCTCTCGGAGTCCCCGAGGTGGTACCTTGTACGAGGCAAAGTTAACGAGGCCACAAAACTCATGCGTGCCATCGCCAAGTCAAATGGAAACCACCTCCCCAGTGGAGTCATCCTAACCCTAGACGAAGACACAAACGACACTGATCACCACCATGAAACTTGCTTTAGCTCCAATGACAAAGAAGCCATGAGTGGTTCCCTCATTGATGTGATCAAGTCACCAATGACTAGAATCCGGTTGTTTCTAGCGGTTGCCATAAACTTCTTGTGCTCAGTTGTGTACTACGGCCTGAGCTTGAACGTTGTCAACCTAGGCACCAACCTCTATCTCAATGTACTGCTCAATGCGGTTGCAGAAATGCCAGCATTTACAATCACGGCGATATTACTAGATAAGTACGGAAGGAAGCCACTGGCCATCGGGACGCTGTGGTTTAGTGGAATTTTCTGCCTTGTTGGGAGCTTGATGAAGAGCATTGGGATTTGGAAAGTTGTGAGAATGGTGTGTGGGATTTTAGGGATATTTGGAATGGCGGGGACTTACAATTTGTTGTTTATTTACACTATGGAGTTGTTTCCTACCGTCGTTAGGAATGCGGCTCTTGGTTGTGCAACACAGGCGGCGCAAATGGGGGCGATTCTTGCACCATTCGTGGTGGTTTTGGGGGGCGGTTTGCCATTTGCGGTGTTCGCAGCGTGTGGGATTGCAGGGGGAGTGTTTGCATTTTATCTGCCGGAGACGTTGAATAAGCCTTTGTATGATACGATGGCTGGGATGGAGGATGGGGAGAGTACTCCTAGTACTGCTACTGTCTGCACAAGTACTGTATGA